Proteins encoded by one window of Halomonas sp. Bachu 37:
- a CDS encoding Rrf2 family transcriptional regulator: MHLTRFTDYSIRVLIYLAVKGEERSTINEIADAFDISRNHLMKVVQELSREGYVTAIRGKNGGLLLTRDPATIALGELVRQTEPDMALVECYRDENACVITPACQLQPILNDALRAFLGVLDRYTLTDVLDERHSQLARLLRIPAISA, encoded by the coding sequence ATGCACCTAACTCGATTTACTGACTATTCGATACGCGTGTTGATCTACCTTGCCGTCAAGGGAGAGGAGCGATCCACCATCAATGAGATTGCCGACGCCTTCGATATCTCCCGCAATCATTTGATGAAAGTCGTCCAGGAGCTTAGCAGGGAAGGCTACGTTACCGCGATTCGCGGCAAGAATGGCGGTTTGCTACTGACCCGCGATCCCGCCACGATCGCGCTGGGTGAGCTGGTGCGCCAGACGGAGCCGGATATGGCCCTGGTGGAATGTTATCGTGATGAAAATGCCTGCGTCATTACTCCAGCATGCCAGCTTCAGCCAATCCTCAACGATGCCTTGCGGGCGTTTCTTGGCGTACTCGACCGCTATACCCTGACGGATGTGCTGGATGAGCGCCACTCGCAGCTGGCGCGCCTGCTGCGCATTCCTGCTATTTCTGCATAA
- a CDS encoding cytochrome c oxidase subunit 3 family protein, with product MNRDLPNPGWGPLSALPGNPLMWVLILSEMLVFTAFFALYAGQRAFDPALFDASQQQLDPLLGGLNTLVLLTSGLCVALAVEAVSTGRIRRTRQWLGVSMGLGVLFGVIKVTEYIGKFDAGITPETNTFFGFYYGLTAFHFAHVLFGLALMALVSWRTTTENVETAAAFWHMVDLIWILLYPLLYLLR from the coding sequence ATGAATCGCGACCTGCCCAACCCCGGCTGGGGGCCACTTTCGGCGCTACCCGGCAACCCCTTGATGTGGGTGTTGATCCTCAGCGAGATGCTGGTTTTCACCGCCTTTTTTGCGCTCTACGCTGGCCAGCGTGCCTTTGACCCCGCTCTCTTCGATGCTTCCCAGCAACAGCTCGATCCCTTGCTGGGCGGCCTCAATACACTAGTGCTGTTGACCAGCGGGCTCTGCGTGGCGCTTGCCGTGGAGGCCGTGAGTACAGGACGAATACGCCGCACCCGCCAGTGGCTGGGCGTCTCCATGGGGCTGGGTGTTCTGTTCGGTGTGATCAAGGTAACCGAGTACATCGGCAAGTTCGACGCCGGTATCACGCCCGAAACCAACACCTTCTTCGGCTTCTATTACGGGCTTACCGCCTTTCACTTCGCCCACGTGCTGTTCGGCCTGGCGCTTATGGCCCTGGTGAGCTGGCGTACCACGACCGAAAACGTGGAAACCGCCGCTGCCTTCTGGCACATGGTCGATCTGATCTGGATTCTGCTCTATCCACTGCTCTATCTATTGCGCTGA
- a CDS encoding cytochrome C oxidase subunit IV family protein, producing the protein MTTLPGTRRLLVTWGILMALTLASMVSARLDQGDWQALPLWSAGLILAATFFKAHRVLMVYLNLRAATPAWKGIFIGLMLVTLALIAAGYLAGRFTLAG; encoded by the coding sequence ATGACGACCCTTCCCGGCACTCGCCGATTGCTTGTTACCTGGGGCATTCTGATGGCCTTAACGTTGGCCTCGATGGTTTCGGCGCGCCTGGACCAAGGCGACTGGCAGGCGCTGCCGCTATGGTCGGCGGGTCTGATTCTCGCCGCCACCTTCTTCAAGGCCCACCGGGTATTGATGGTCTATCTCAACCTGCGCGCCGCGACGCCTGCCTGGAAAGGAATTTTCATCGGGTTGATGCTGGTGACGCTGGCGCTGATTGCCGCGGGCTACCTGGCGGGTCGCTTTACCCTGGCGGGATAA
- a CDS encoding protein norD — MLDFLEVEEFVGRHWHRWASGAASYPDHPDAAVRLESLRPMLGVFFRAGGGEAGVDVAAIAGRSSIHRLSLRQRLGLDEEILDQARRDEENLLLPPRIALFSDPSLNRDLYLWLVAYLAVARHVPEAEDPLQHDLLQLREVNRATRAALVHFPGLGQRHARLCRELLAIRPQRKRLPPMEAALEAALCAQLGDTPPDSDWAELMHDAILDEALPLNDFQAPRGYRPPLPVPLWGQAVTLGTSKEARTEQEDDETPVAGNNTPDDDHGKRKADRREQDQADRDDSLMLNASEKMLSWAEMVNLNRHVEDEDEDEAKQAADQLDEIVLSPNRKKAASKLKLDLDLAPDEVSGERLRGRHTYPEWNHRKQAYLPDHCVVLSDVQSEEGENWQPDETTRRRIRRVRREFEALRPRREILRGQLDGSELDMDAVIRSRCDLAATGEASDRLYQASRTQARDLAVSILIDVSLSTEAWLEDRRVLDVAKEALLVLGHGLAGCGDDYAIHSFTSHRRHRVWVNTLKGFDEPMGDRVSRRIAALKPGHYTRMGPAIRHLSGELAKRPNRHRLLLLLTDGKPNDTDYYEGRYGIEDTRKAVLEARREEVRVFGVTIDREAGRYIPHLFGRGGYAIVQRPEHLSLALPGIYRQIIAT; from the coding sequence ATGCTCGATTTCCTCGAGGTCGAAGAGTTCGTAGGCCGCCATTGGCACCGCTGGGCGTCCGGCGCAGCAAGCTATCCCGACCACCCTGACGCGGCGGTGCGTCTTGAGTCGTTGCGCCCCATGCTGGGGGTCTTCTTTCGCGCCGGCGGCGGCGAGGCGGGGGTCGATGTTGCCGCTATCGCCGGGCGCAGTTCGATTCATCGCCTGTCCCTGCGCCAGCGCCTGGGGCTTGACGAGGAAATACTCGATCAAGCACGGCGCGACGAAGAAAATTTGCTGTTACCGCCACGCATCGCCTTGTTTTCCGATCCCTCGCTGAATCGCGATCTCTATCTCTGGCTGGTTGCATATCTGGCGGTGGCTCGGCATGTGCCGGAAGCCGAAGATCCATTGCAGCATGACCTTCTTCAGCTACGTGAAGTGAACCGGGCGACACGAGCAGCTCTTGTCCACTTTCCCGGGCTCGGCCAACGCCATGCCAGGTTATGCCGGGAGTTGCTGGCCATTCGTCCGCAACGCAAGCGGTTGCCACCGATGGAAGCGGCGCTGGAGGCCGCCCTGTGTGCTCAGCTCGGTGATACGCCACCCGATTCGGACTGGGCCGAGTTGATGCATGACGCCATCCTCGACGAAGCCCTGCCCCTGAACGACTTTCAGGCACCACGCGGCTACCGCCCGCCACTGCCGGTACCGCTGTGGGGGCAGGCCGTGACCCTGGGTACCAGTAAAGAGGCGCGAACCGAGCAGGAGGATGACGAGACGCCAGTCGCCGGTAACAACACCCCCGACGATGACCACGGCAAGCGCAAGGCCGACCGCCGCGAGCAGGATCAGGCCGACCGCGACGACTCCCTGATGCTCAACGCCTCCGAAAAGATGCTTTCCTGGGCCGAGATGGTCAATCTCAATCGCCATGTAGAAGATGAAGACGAGGACGAAGCCAAGCAGGCCGCCGATCAGCTCGACGAGATCGTGCTCAGCCCCAATCGCAAGAAGGCGGCTTCCAAGCTCAAGCTGGATCTTGACCTGGCCCCCGACGAGGTGAGCGGGGAGCGGCTGCGCGGGCGCCATACCTATCCCGAATGGAACCACCGCAAGCAAGCCTACCTGCCCGATCATTGTGTAGTGTTGAGCGATGTGCAGAGCGAGGAAGGCGAGAACTGGCAGCCGGATGAAACCACTCGGCGGCGCATTCGCCGGGTACGCCGCGAGTTCGAAGCGCTCAGGCCGCGCCGCGAGATACTCCGTGGCCAGCTTGATGGCAGCGAACTGGACATGGACGCCGTGATTCGTTCGCGCTGCGACCTGGCGGCCACCGGGGAAGCGAGCGATCGTCTCTATCAGGCCAGCCGCACTCAGGCGAGAGACCTGGCGGTATCCATCCTGATCGATGTATCGCTTTCCACCGAGGCCTGGCTGGAAGACCGACGAGTACTGGACGTGGCGAAAGAAGCGCTGCTGGTGCTGGGTCACGGCCTGGCCGGGTGTGGCGACGACTATGCCATTCACAGTTTCACCTCGCACCGCCGTCATCGTGTCTGGGTCAATACGCTGAAAGGCTTCGATGAGCCGATGGGAGATCGGGTGTCGCGGCGTATCGCAGCGCTCAAACCGGGGCACTATACCCGTATGGGACCGGCGATCCGGCATCTTTCCGGCGAGCTTGCCAAGCGGCCCAATCGCCATCGGCTGCTATTGTTGTTGACCGACGGCAAGCCTAACGATACCGACTATTATGAAGGCCGTTACGGAATCGAGGACACGCGTAAAGCGGTGCTCGAGGCACGGCGAGAAGAAGTGAGGGTGTTCGGTGTGACCATCGACCGCGAAGCGGGGCGTTACATTCCCCATCTATTCGGGCGAGGCGGCTATGCCATCGTGCAGCGCCCCGAACATCTTTCCCTGGCTCTGCCGGGCATCTATCGTCAGATCATTGCCACCTGA
- a CDS encoding CbbQ/NirQ/NorQ/GpvN family protein translates to MPVSSVAAHVDEREIPFYESVGNECSLFEHAFQQRLPLLLKGPTGCGKTRFVSHMAAKLGKPLFTISCHDDLTAADLTGRYLLQGGETRWVDGPLTRAVREGGICYLDEVVEARKDVTVVLHPLTDDRRLLPLERTGELLEAPDDFMLVVSYNPGYQHILKSLKPSTRQRFLAMSFDFPPPKVERDIVARESGLPGEQCAALVNLAASLRAMKGQDLEEGVSTRLLVYCATLIAAGMPIREAARATLVEPLTDDQDVQEGLMEAIHATFG, encoded by the coding sequence ATGCCAGTTTCTTCCGTTGCCGCTCATGTCGATGAGCGTGAAATACCCTTCTACGAAAGCGTCGGTAACGAATGCTCTTTATTCGAACACGCCTTTCAGCAACGCCTGCCGCTGCTGCTCAAGGGTCCAACCGGTTGCGGCAAGACCCGTTTTGTCAGCCATATGGCGGCGAAACTGGGTAAGCCGCTGTTCACCATCTCCTGTCACGACGACTTGACCGCCGCCGACCTGACCGGGCGTTACCTGCTGCAGGGCGGCGAGACCCGCTGGGTCGACGGCCCCTTGACCCGCGCCGTGCGCGAGGGGGGCATCTGCTATCTCGACGAGGTGGTAGAAGCGCGCAAGGATGTCACCGTCGTGCTGCACCCGCTGACCGACGACCGCCGCCTGCTGCCGCTGGAGCGTACCGGCGAACTGCTCGAAGCACCGGATGACTTCATGCTGGTGGTGTCCTACAACCCCGGCTACCAGCATATTCTCAAGTCGCTCAAGCCCAGCACTCGCCAGCGCTTTCTGGCCATGTCGTTCGACTTTCCCCCGCCCAAGGTGGAGCGCGACATCGTCGCCCGGGAAAGCGGGCTGCCGGGCGAGCAGTGCGCGGCATTGGTCAACCTGGCGGCAAGCCTGCGCGCCATGAAGGGGCAGGACCTGGAAGAGGGCGTCTCCACCCGTTTGCTGGTGTATTGCGCCACGCTGATTGCCGCCGGGATGCCCATTCGGGAGGCCGCACGCGCCACGCTGGTGGAACCGCTCACCGATGACCAGGATGTCCAGGAAGGATTGATGGAAGCTATTCACGCCACATTTGGTTGA
- a CDS encoding cbb3-type cytochrome c oxidase subunit I, which yields MKYETQKVALPFFMVAMALFTLQVLFGLLAATVYAWPNFMAEIMPFNIMRVSHTNLLIVWLLIGFMGSTYYLMPEEAEREIHSPNLAYLQLAIFAFAGAAALVGYQFGIHEGREFLEQPFWVKVLITISFLMFLFNTSMTLLKGRKTAINLVLMLGLWLAAVFWLFAFYNPTNLAVDKLYWWWVVHLWVEGVWELIMASLLGYLLIKMTGVDREVIEKWLYIIVGLALFSGLLGTGHHYYWIGAPSYWQPISSVFSTLEVAPFFAMVVFAFTMFWKGSRNHPNKAAMLWALGCPTIAFFGAGVWGFMHTLSFVNYYTHGTQVTAAHGHLAFYGAYVMLILGIITFAMPQLRRVQPYNQVLNMWGFWVMTSAMCFMTFTLTFAGVVQTHLQRVLGMNFMEVQSQLELFYIMRLGSGLAVAVGAGMLLYSFFGPAREQVPAGGTQMTSGAGSA from the coding sequence ATGAAATACGAAACCCAGAAGGTGGCACTGCCGTTCTTCATGGTGGCCATGGCGCTGTTCACGCTGCAGGTGCTCTTCGGCCTGCTAGCCGCGACCGTCTACGCGTGGCCTAACTTCATGGCTGAAATCATGCCTTTCAATATCATGCGCGTCAGCCATACCAACCTGCTGATCGTGTGGTTGCTGATCGGCTTCATGGGCAGCACCTACTATCTGATGCCCGAAGAGGCCGAACGGGAAATCCATAGCCCCAATCTGGCTTACCTGCAGTTGGCGATCTTCGCTTTTGCCGGCGCGGCGGCCCTGGTCGGCTACCAGTTCGGTATCCACGAGGGGCGTGAATTCCTCGAGCAGCCATTCTGGGTGAAGGTGCTAATCACCATCTCCTTTTTGATGTTCCTGTTCAATACCAGCATGACATTGCTCAAGGGCCGCAAGACTGCGATCAATCTGGTATTGATGCTGGGCCTGTGGCTGGCCGCGGTATTCTGGCTGTTCGCGTTCTACAACCCGACCAACCTGGCGGTGGACAAGCTCTACTGGTGGTGGGTGGTGCACCTCTGGGTCGAAGGCGTATGGGAATTGATCATGGCGTCCTTGCTGGGCTACCTGCTGATCAAGATGACCGGCGTCGACCGCGAGGTAATCGAGAAGTGGCTTTACATCATCGTGGGTCTGGCGCTGTTTTCCGGCCTGCTGGGTACCGGCCACCACTACTACTGGATCGGCGCGCCGAGTTACTGGCAGCCAATCAGCAGTGTCTTCTCCACGCTTGAAGTGGCGCCCTTCTTCGCCATGGTGGTCTTCGCCTTCACCATGTTCTGGAAAGGTAGCCGCAACCATCCCAACAAGGCCGCCATGCTATGGGCGCTGGGTTGCCCGACCATTGCCTTCTTCGGTGCCGGGGTGTGGGGCTTCATGCACACGCTGTCGTTCGTCAACTACTATACTCACGGCACCCAGGTCACCGCTGCTCACGGCCACCTGGCCTTCTATGGGGCCTACGTGATGCTGATCCTCGGGATAATTACCTTTGCCATGCCGCAGCTTCGCCGGGTACAGCCTTACAATCAGGTGTTGAACATGTGGGGCTTCTGGGTCATGACCAGCGCCATGTGCTTCATGACCTTCACCTTGACCTTCGCCGGTGTGGTACAGACTCACCTGCAGCGGGTTCTGGGCATGAATTTCATGGAAGTGCAGAGCCAGCTTGAGCTCTTCTACATCATGCGTCTGGGTTCCGGTCTCGCCGTGGCCGTGGGCGCTGGCATGTTGCTCTACTCCTTCTTCGGCCCCGCTCGGGAGCAGGTGCCGGCTGGCGGCACGCAGATGACCTCTGGCGCAGGTTCGGCCTGA
- a CDS encoding cytochrome c, giving the protein MADGLTKSAARNIFYGGSLFFFLLFTAMTAHTHWYMVTTSTDSEGLTESVELGKHVWEENMCINCHSIMGEGAYFAPELGNVWERYGGHENPEAARAGIDAWIRAQPLRIEGRRQMPGYDFTDEEMTGLIDFLEWTDGIDDQDWPPHPAG; this is encoded by the coding sequence ATGGCCGATGGTCTCACTAAGTCGGCGGCCCGTAATATCTTCTACGGCGGGTCGCTGTTCTTCTTTCTACTGTTTACCGCTATGACGGCTCACACGCACTGGTACATGGTCACCACGTCCACAGACAGCGAAGGGCTCACCGAGTCCGTCGAGCTCGGCAAGCATGTCTGGGAAGAGAACATGTGCATCAATTGCCACAGCATCATGGGTGAAGGTGCCTACTTCGCTCCCGAGCTGGGCAATGTCTGGGAGCGTTACGGTGGTCACGAAAATCCCGAGGCTGCCCGAGCAGGAATTGACGCCTGGATCCGTGCCCAGCCCTTGAGAATCGAGGGACGGCGCCAGATGCCAGGGTATGACTTTACCGATGAGGAAATGACCGGCCTTATCGACTTCCTCGAATGGACCGATGGCATTGATGATCAGGATTGGCCACCGCACCCCGCCGGCTGA
- a CDS encoding NnrS family protein — MSTIASSRDTAKFKHIPLMRLAFRPFFLLAALFSVVSLLVWLAFWHGNILLQPYGGLVFWHQHEMLFGFSAAVVAGFLLTAVRNWTGLPSLSGGPLLGLVVLWLAGRLLMAFPMALPGWLLLLVDVAFLPVVAVVMARLVITAKRWRNLIFVPALTLFALANLGMHLGVMNGDPELIRQAAYLSVLLIALLMTVVGGRVIAMFTAGRLGRRKPEPIPALEGATLITTASVVLLQLVIMLGVAIPAGLMVVLMLAAAVANVIRMARWGGQHSWREPLLWGLHGSYACIPLGLVMWALALLGLFRVELALHALTIGGMGTMMLAMMARVSLGHTGRPIRTLPGIGVALGLMLLATLLRSPLLALFPQISHWIYTLSILLWCLAYGVFLAHYTWPLMQARVDGQDG; from the coding sequence ATGTCCACTATCGCCTCCTCCCGAGATACCGCCAAGTTCAAGCATATTCCATTGATGCGCCTGGCCTTTCGGCCTTTCTTCCTGCTGGCGGCGCTATTCAGCGTGGTCTCCTTGCTGGTATGGCTGGCCTTCTGGCATGGCAATATCCTGTTGCAACCGTATGGCGGGCTGGTCTTCTGGCATCAGCATGAAATGCTGTTCGGCTTCTCGGCAGCGGTGGTGGCGGGGTTTTTGCTGACCGCCGTGCGCAACTGGACGGGACTGCCGAGTCTTTCCGGCGGGCCGTTGCTGGGGCTGGTGGTGTTATGGCTGGCGGGCCGGCTATTGATGGCCTTTCCCATGGCCTTGCCGGGCTGGTTGCTGCTGCTGGTCGATGTGGCGTTTCTGCCTGTGGTCGCCGTGGTCATGGCGCGCCTGGTGATCACCGCAAAGCGCTGGCGCAACTTGATCTTCGTTCCCGCCCTGACACTGTTCGCCCTCGCCAACCTGGGCATGCATCTGGGTGTCATGAATGGCGACCCCGAGTTGATTCGCCAGGCCGCCTACCTATCCGTGCTGTTGATCGCTCTGCTGATGACGGTAGTGGGGGGGCGAGTCATCGCCATGTTTACCGCCGGGCGTCTGGGCCGCCGCAAACCCGAGCCGATTCCTGCACTCGAGGGGGCGACGCTGATAACCACGGCCAGCGTGGTGCTGCTGCAGCTGGTCATCATGCTGGGAGTCGCCATTCCCGCCGGGTTGATGGTCGTACTGATGCTTGCGGCCGCCGTGGCCAATGTCATCCGCATGGCCCGCTGGGGTGGGCAGCACAGCTGGCGCGAGCCATTGTTGTGGGGCCTGCATGGCAGTTATGCCTGTATTCCGCTGGGGCTCGTGATGTGGGCGCTGGCGCTGCTGGGGCTGTTCCGCGTCGAACTTGCGCTCCATGCGCTGACTATCGGCGGCATGGGCACGATGATGCTGGCGATGATGGCTAGGGTCTCGTTGGGCCACACAGGGCGGCCGATACGCACCTTGCCGGGCATTGGAGTGGCGCTGGGATTGATGCTGCTGGCAACGCTGCTGCGTTCACCGCTGTTGGCGCTGTTTCCTCAGATCAGCCACTGGATCTATACCCTGAGCATCCTGCTGTGGTGTCTGGCTTACGGGGTGTTTCTGGCGCACTACACCTGGCCGTTGATGCAGGCGCGGGTGGACGGTCAGGACGGTTGA
- a CDS encoding cytochrome D1 domain-containing protein, with protein MPVASVLADDADTRALYQAQCASCHGKARLGGIGPALLPGNLSRLKPEAAIQVIRDGRHASQMPGFGDILASDDIASLADWIYRPPETPPSWTKDDILASQILLHPEGSLPNEPVFAADPLNLFIVVETGDHHASVLDGDTFERIHRFETRYALHGGPKYTPDGRYVFFGSRDGWITKYDLYNFEVVAEVRAGINMRNIAVSADGRYVMAANYLPHSLVLFDAHELDLMKVYPVADQAGNGSRVSAVYAAPPRGSFIAALKDIEEVWEIPWPLPTEPVVSTGHMNTPLVSQRSHDTPNFRVRRISVPDYLDDFFFDLDYGHVIGASRGGQGGMVIDLDSGEKVADLPLAGMPHLGSGITWEYEGRRVMATPHLSKSAVSIIDMQDWSVIKTLETDGPGFFMRSHANSPYAWVDVFFGPNRDRMHVIDKASLEIVETLIPEPGKTAAHVEFDRYGEKLLLSLWEDDGAVIVYDGNTLEELQRIPMSKPSGKYNVWNKTRYEEGTSH; from the coding sequence TTGCCGGTAGCCTCGGTGCTGGCGGATGACGCGGATACCAGAGCGCTCTATCAGGCTCAATGCGCTTCGTGCCACGGCAAGGCACGCCTGGGCGGCATCGGCCCGGCACTGCTCCCGGGCAACCTTTCACGATTGAAACCCGAAGCCGCCATCCAGGTCATTCGTGACGGGCGGCACGCCAGCCAGATGCCGGGGTTCGGTGACATCCTCGCAAGCGATGATATTGCCTCCTTGGCCGACTGGATCTACCGCCCGCCGGAAACTCCGCCAAGCTGGACGAAGGACGATATTCTGGCCAGCCAGATATTGCTTCACCCCGAGGGCAGCCTGCCGAACGAACCGGTTTTCGCTGCCGACCCGCTCAACCTCTTCATCGTGGTGGAAACCGGAGATCATCACGCCAGCGTGCTCGACGGCGATACCTTCGAGCGCATTCATCGCTTTGAAACCCGATATGCGCTGCATGGCGGGCCCAAGTACACCCCGGACGGACGTTACGTCTTCTTTGGCTCCCGGGACGGCTGGATTACCAAGTACGACCTCTACAATTTCGAAGTCGTCGCGGAAGTGCGCGCTGGCATCAATATGCGCAACATAGCCGTCTCGGCGGATGGCCGCTACGTCATGGCCGCCAATTATCTGCCCCACAGCCTGGTGCTTTTCGATGCCCATGAACTGGACCTGATGAAGGTCTATCCGGTAGCCGACCAGGCCGGTAACGGCTCCCGCGTCAGCGCCGTCTACGCAGCACCCCCTCGTGGCAGCTTCATTGCCGCGCTCAAGGATATCGAAGAGGTCTGGGAAATTCCCTGGCCGCTGCCCACCGAACCCGTGGTGTCCACCGGCCACATGAATACGCCACTGGTCAGCCAACGCTCTCACGATACGCCCAATTTCCGGGTTCGACGTATTTCGGTGCCGGACTATCTGGACGACTTCTTCTTCGATCTCGACTACGGTCATGTCATCGGCGCTTCACGAGGCGGGCAGGGCGGCATGGTGATCGACCTGGACAGTGGCGAGAAAGTCGCCGACCTTCCCTTGGCCGGAATGCCGCACCTGGGCTCGGGGATCACCTGGGAGTACGAGGGGCGCAGAGTGATGGCGACGCCGCATCTGTCCAAGTCGGCGGTATCCATCATCGATATGCAGGACTGGTCGGTAATCAAGACACTCGAGACCGACGGCCCGGGTTTCTTCATGCGTAGCCACGCCAATTCGCCCTATGCATGGGTGGACGTATTCTTCGGCCCCAACCGCGACCGGATGCACGTCATCGACAAGGCCAGCCTGGAAATCGTCGAGACCCTGATTCCCGAACCGGGTAAGACCGCCGCCCATGTTGAGTTCGACCGTTATGGCGAGAAACTGCTGTTGAGCCTGTGGGAGGATGACGGCGCGGTGATCGTCTACGATGGCAACACTCTGGAAGAGCTGCAACGCATTCCCATGAGCAAACCGTCGGGCAAGTACAACGTCTGGAACAAGACGCGCTACGAGGAAGGTACCAGCCATTGA
- the cobA gene encoding uroporphyrinogen-III C-methyltransferase, with protein MTSHRVSYDLDEALLAPGEVAIIGAGPGDPGLLSLRALALIEQADCLVFDRLVSKEVLALANPAARHFYVGKASRCHALTQEQTNALLVRLAGEGKRVVRLKGGDPYIFGRGGEEAEVLVEHGVPFRVVPGITSAQGCAAYGGFPMTHRDHAQSVTFVTGHCKGDGELALNWQALAVPHHTVVFYMGLANAELISQKLQSCGLPADHPVALVERGTTPEQRQVITCLGELVETIDEQGLRPPTLIVVGEVVRLADVLAQPLPEEAVFVSGETLELAEERIVL; from the coding sequence ATGACGTCACATCGTGTTTCCTATGATCTGGACGAAGCGCTGCTGGCACCCGGTGAAGTGGCCATCATCGGGGCCGGTCCCGGCGATCCCGGCCTGCTGTCGCTGCGGGCCCTGGCGTTGATCGAACAAGCCGACTGCCTGGTCTTCGATCGACTGGTTTCCAAGGAGGTGCTGGCGCTGGCGAACCCCGCTGCGCGGCATTTCTATGTCGGCAAGGCCTCCCGCTGTCACGCCCTGACCCAGGAGCAGACCAACGCCCTGCTGGTGCGCCTGGCCGGTGAAGGGAAACGGGTCGTGCGGCTGAAAGGAGGCGACCCCTATATCTTCGGTCGCGGCGGCGAGGAAGCCGAAGTGCTGGTCGAGCACGGCGTGCCTTTTCGCGTGGTGCCGGGTATCACCTCGGCGCAAGGGTGCGCCGCCTACGGCGGCTTCCCCATGACGCATCGCGACCATGCCCAGAGTGTCACTTTCGTCACCGGGCACTGTAAGGGCGACGGTGAGCTGGCCTTGAACTGGCAGGCCCTGGCGGTACCCCATCACACCGTGGTGTTCTACATGGGGTTGGCCAATGCCGAGCTGATCAGCCAAAAGCTGCAGTCCTGCGGCCTGCCGGCCGACCATCCGGTCGCCCTGGTGGAACGGGGGACCACCCCCGAGCAACGCCAGGTAATTACCTGCCTGGGTGAGCTGGTCGAGACGATCGACGAGCAGGGACTGCGACCCCCGACGCTGATCGTGGTTGGCGAGGTGGTGCGCCTGGCCGATGTGCTGGCTCAGCCGTTACCCGAGGAAGCGGTTTTCGTGTCCGGCGAAACTCTCGAACTGGCCGAGGAGCGCATTGTCCTGTGA
- the nirJ gene encoding heme d1 biosynthesis radical SAM protein NirJ yields the protein MFRVTRYIKSLLEPGPIPVARKPPGPVVIWNLIRRCNLTCKHCYTVSADIDFKGELTTSEAHAVLDDLKAFRVPALILSGGEPLMRPDIFELSRRARELGIYTGLSTNGTLITEANIDEIADVGYDYVGISIDGLETTHDLIRQRQGAFRESMHAVKLCKERGIKVGLRFTLTRENYEQLGDILALIDEHDVDKFYLSHLNYGGRGKRHSKQDAWYRMTRDAMTQLFDRCRSELERGVEREYVTGNNDADGPFLLQWAEQHFPHEADTLRQRLVNWGGNASGEHIANIDNLGNVHPDTFWWDHDLGNVRQRPFSEIWRDTRDPMMDGFRQRPRPVKGRCSACRYLAICNGNTRVRAWKVSGDPWEEDPGCYLTNQEIGVDEQALRRIAAPFAAISVTEL from the coding sequence ATGTTCCGTGTCACCCGCTATATCAAATCCTTGCTCGAGCCCGGGCCGATCCCGGTAGCTCGCAAGCCTCCCGGCCCGGTGGTGATCTGGAACCTGATCCGCCGCTGCAATCTGACCTGCAAGCACTGCTATACCGTCTCGGCGGATATCGACTTCAAGGGGGAGCTCACTACCTCCGAGGCCCATGCGGTACTCGACGACCTCAAGGCCTTTCGCGTGCCGGCATTGATCCTGTCCGGTGGCGAGCCCCTGATGCGCCCGGACATATTCGAACTGTCACGGCGGGCCAGGGAACTGGGCATCTATACCGGCCTTTCCACCAACGGCACGCTGATTACCGAAGCGAATATCGATGAGATCGCCGATGTCGGCTACGACTACGTGGGTATCAGCATCGACGGCCTGGAAACCACCCACGATCTCATCCGTCAGCGCCAGGGCGCTTTTCGCGAATCGATGCATGCGGTGAAACTGTGCAAGGAGAGAGGGATCAAGGTAGGGCTGCGCTTCACTCTGACCCGGGAAAACTATGAGCAGCTCGGCGATATTCTGGCCCTGATCGACGAGCACGATGTCGACAAGTTCTATCTCTCGCATCTCAACTATGGCGGGCGCGGCAAGCGCCACAGCAAGCAGGACGCCTGGTACCGCATGACGCGCGATGCCATGACCCAGTTGTTTGATCGTTGCCGGAGTGAACTCGAGAGAGGTGTGGAGCGCGAGTACGTCACCGGCAACAACGATGCCGACGGCCCCTTCCTGCTGCAGTGGGCCGAGCAGCATTTTCCCCATGAAGCCGATACGCTGCGTCAACGCCTGGTGAACTGGGGAGGCAATGCCTCGGGGGAGCATATCGCCAACATCGACAACCTGGGCAATGTTCATCCGGATACGTTCTGGTGGGATCATGATCTAGGCAATGTCCGCCAGCGCCCATTTTCCGAGATATGGCGTGATACCCGCGATCCCATGATGGATGGCTTTCGCCAACGGCCTCGGCCGGTGAAAGGACGCTGTAGCGCATGCCGTTATCTGGCTATCTGTAACGGCAATACCCGGGTGCGGGCCTGGAAGGTCAGCGGCGACCCCTGGGAAGAGGATCCTGGCTGCTACCTGACCAATCAGGAAATCGGCGTGGACGAGCAGGCGCTAAGACGCATTGCGGCTCCTTTCGCCGCTATTTCCGTCACCGAACTCTAG